From Salvelinus namaycush isolate Seneca unplaced genomic scaffold, SaNama_1.0 Scaffold213, whole genome shotgun sequence, one genomic window encodes:
- the LOC120038321 gene encoding zinc finger protein 180-like yields the protein MPKPARRHPCSHCGKSCTTLEYLKVHRRIIHFGEKPYHCSDCGKEFSRLDGLKQHERIHSGERPHHCSQCGKSFCWLGSLKIHEKTHTGEKPYHCSQCGKRFSQLGHLKGHKRTHTGERPYHCSQCGKRFTQLGNLKNHELIHSVYKPYHCSQCENTFFSSDSLRKHEITHSDEKPFHCSQCGKNFFTLGSLKEHERTHTAEKPYHCSKCVKTFSSSKYLKEHKRIHSGVKPYHCPQCEKSFARPRDLKYHERTHTGEKPYHCSQCGKTFFLSGHLKRHELTHSVEKPFHCFQCGKDFTQSRYLKKHELIHSVQKPFHCSQCEKSFKNLWNMKVHEQRHTKEKPSTVPTVE from the coding sequence atgcccaaaccagcaagacgacacccctgctcccactgtggaaagagttgtaCTACATTAGAATACCTGAAAGTACACAGAAGAATAATACACTTTGGAGAAAAGCCATACCACTGTTCAGACTGTGGTAAGGAATTTAGCCGGTTAGATggcctgaaacaacatgagagaatacactcTGGAGAGAGGCCTcaccactgctctcagtgtggaaagagcttttgctggttagggagcctgaaaatacatgagaaaacacatacaggggagaagccttaccactgctctcagtgtggaaagagattttccCAGTTAGGGCATCTAAAAGGGCATAAGAGAACGCACACTGGAGAgaggccttaccactgctcccagtgtgggaagagatttacccAGTTAGGCAACCTAAAAAATCATGAGCTAATACACTCTGTATATAAGccttatcactgctcccagtgtgaaaATACATTTTTCTCATCAGATTCTCTGAGAAAACACGAGATAACACACTCTGATGAGAAACCTTTCCATTGTTCCCAGTGTGGCAAGAATTTTTTTACATTAGGGTCCCTGAAGGAACATGAGcgaacacacacagcagagaaacCCTACCATTGCTCTAAGTGTGTAAAGACTTTTTCCTCATCAAAATACCTTAAAGAACATAAAAGAATACACTCTGGAGTGAAACCTTACCACTGCCCCCAGTGTGAAAAAAGTTTTGCCCGACCGAGGGACCTGAAATatcatgagaggacacacacaggagagaagccttaccactgctctcagtgtggaaagacaTTTTTTTTATCAGGACACCTGAAAAGACATGAGCTAACACACTCTGTTGAGAAGCCTTTCCACTGCTTCCAGTGTGGGAAGGATTTCACCCAGTCAAgatacctgaaaaaacatgagctAATACACTCTGTGCAGAAGCCTTTCCACTGTTCTcaatgtgaaaagagttttaagAATTTATGGAACATGAAAGTGCACGAGCAAAGACACACAAAGGAGAAGCCTTCtactgttcccactgtggaatga